The Vibrio crassostreae genomic interval TTCGTAAACTATCGATTGAGTTTATTTAACCAAAATGCACTTCTTTTTTAGGATAACCCTGTGTTTCACGCGCTACGATGTATGCATTGTGTAATATGTTAGCAGCCATATCGACTTGCGTTGGTGATATCACCAAAGTTAAAGACTGCTGCTGCAATAAGTGATGCTGTACATCAATTTCGCCTTCAGACAACAATCCATGTGAACTGACCACAATTTCTTGTGTTCGGCTTCCTACCACAGTTAACAAACTAACCTGTTCACTATTACGGATTTTCTCGTCAAAAACTAGTTTTAATTTGGCACTTATGTCTTGTTTAATAATGAGTGCTGCCCGTTCTGTTTCCTCGATCACACTACAGACTTCGATCCCCAACAGTTGGCAATGTGAAATGAAAGACGGTAAGTCTTCATTCAAACACTCGATACGCACCATATCTCTTTGAATAGCGATACCAGCAATATCATTCAAACACTGATTACCCGTGATCAATGTGCCCTCGCCTTGTTCAAAACTTGAAAGCACGCGCAATGGCACGTTGTGCTGCCATGCATACTGAACACACGGAAGATGCAAAACCTTAGCACCTCGGCGGGCCATCTCTTCCATAGAAGGGAAGTCTAAAGTATCTAATTTTTGAGATTGCTTCACGACTCTAGGATCACAAGAGTAAACACCATCTACATCAGTATAGATCTGGCATTCTTTCGCCTGTAAGGCACCCGCAAGCGCTACCGCTGTAGTATCTGAACCACCGCGACCTAATGTTGTGATATCGCCTTTCGCATTGAATCCTTGAAAGCCTGCAACAATGACAATCTGGTTGTCATCTAACAGTGCTTGAATCGGGGCAGTATCAATACGCTCAATCGCTGCATTATTATGATTAGAATCCGTGTGTATCTTGGCTTGATAGCCAGTCATCGATGTCGCTTCATAACCTAACTTGTGTAACGTCATTGCTAACAAGGCCATGGAAACTTGCTCGCCAGCCGTTAACAGCACATCCAGTTCTCTAGCGTTTGGTACGCTATCAACTTGTGTGGCTAAGTTAACCAACCGATTTGTTTCACCTGACATAGCAGAAACGACAACCACAATCTGGTTCCCTTCATTTTTCGCTTCAATGATTTTTTCTGCTACATGATGGATTCGTTCAATTGAACCCACCGACGTTCCACCAAATTTCTGCACGATAAGAGGCATTTTCACCCGTCCTCACCTTCCCAAGACCAATGTCTATATATGACAAAAAAACACATACTCCGCGTCAGGGCGAAGCAATAAAAAATTAACCAAGGAGTCTAACGCCACCATTAGACTTCTTGGTTAATCTCAATCAAACCTTGTTTAAACACGCTTCCAATAGGCAAAATAAAAGATGCCCAATCAACTGATTGGGCATCTTTGTATCAATTACTTAAGCTTAAAGACGCTCTTCTAGCCAAGTACGCACAGATTTAAGTGCTTCTGGCAGTGCTTCAACGTCAGTACCGCCCGCTTGAGCCATATCTGGACGACCGCCACCTTTACCGCCAACTTGCTCAGCAACCATCTTAACAAGGTCACCCGCTTTTACTTTGCCGATTAGGTCTTTGGTTACACCAGCAATCAAGCCAACTTTACCGTCTGCTACGTTTGCGATCAGGATGATGCCGCTACCTACTTGGTTTTTAGCGTTATCAACCATAGTACGTAGGTTCTTGTTGTCTGCGCCTTCAATTGCAGCAACCAAAACTTTAGTACCAGAGATGTCTTCTACTTTGCCCATGATGTTTGCGCTTTCTGCAGCAGCCATCTTTTCTTTAAGCAGTTGGATTTCTTTCTCTAGAGATTTCGCTTTCTTAGCTGATTCAGCAAGCTTCTCTTCGTAAGCGTTAGCCTGAGCCTCTACTGCATCTAGAGCAGCTTCACCCGTTACCGCTTCAATACGACGAATACCCGCAGCAATACCACCTTCAGAGGTGATCTTGAATAGGCCGATATCACCCGTGTTACTTGCGTGGATACCACCACAAAGCTCAGTAGAGAAATCGCCCATAGATAGAACGCGCACTTCATCATCGTACTTCTCGCCAAACAGTGCCATTGCACCTTTTTCTTTCGCTGACTCGATATCCATGATGTTGGTTTCAATCACGTGGTTCTTACGAACTTGTGCGTTAACCAAACGCTCTACTTCTTTAATCTGTGCCGGTGTTACCGCTTCAAGGTTAGAAAAGTCAAAACGTAGGTTATCTGGCTTAACTAAAGAACCTTTCTGAGCAACGTGCTCACCTAGAACTTCGCGCAATGCAGAGTGAAGTAAGTGAGTTGCAGAGTGATTTAGTGAGATAGCAGCACGACGCTCAGCATCAACCGTTGCTTCTACTTTATCGCCCTTAGCAAATACACCTTCAACTAGCTCACCGTGGTGTGCAAATGCGTTACCTAGCTTCTGAGTATCTTGTACTTTGAAAAGACCCGACGCTGTTTTTAGTGTACCAGCATCACCACATTGACCGCCTGACTCAGCGTAGAATGGTGTCTCTTCAAGGATGATGATTGCTTTGTCGCCAGCCGATAGTGAAGATACCTCTTCGCCGTCCACAAATAGCGCAGAGATTTCACCAGCACCTTCAGTTGCTGTGTAACCACAGAACTCTGTGTTCGTATCTACTTTGATCGTCGCGTTGTAATCAGTGCCGAATTGGCCAGCTTCACGAGCACGCTTACGCTGTGCTTCCATCGCCTTCTCAAAGCCTTCTTCATCGATAGTAAAGTCGCGCTCACGAGCTACATCGTTAGTCAGGTCAGCTGGGAAGCCGTATGTATCGTAAAGTTTGAAAACTGTTTCGCCGTCAAGCTCTTTGCCTTCAAGTGCGTCTAGTGCGTCATTAAGAATAACCATGCCGCGCTCTAGAGTACGCCCGAAGTTCTCTTCTTCAATGCGAAGTACTTTTTCAACAAGCTCTTGCTGTTTCTTAAGTTCATCTGCCGCAGAGCCCATCACGTCAGCCAGTACACCCACAAGTTTGTGGAAGAACACGCCTTGTGCGCCAAGCTTGTTACCGTGACGAACTGCACGACGAATAATACGACGTAGAACGTAGCCACGACCTTCGTTTGAAGGCATAACGCCGTCAGCGATTAGGAATGAACAAGAACGGATGTGGTCAGCAATAACGCGTAGCGATTGGTTAGATAGATCGTCATGACCCACAACTTCCGCTGTCGCTTTGATTAGCTTTTGAAATACATCAATTTCGTAGTTAGAGTGAACGCCCTGCATGATTGCAGAAATACGCTCAATACCCATGCCTGTATCTACAGCAGGCTTAGGTAGCGGTTCCATTGTACCGTCAGCGTGACGGTTGAACTGCATGAATACGTTGTTCCAGATCTCGATGAAACGGTCACCATCTTCTTCAGGTGTGCCAGGACGGCCGCCCCAGATGTGCTCACCGTGATCGTAGAAGATTTCAGTACATGGACCACAAGGACCTGTGTCACCCATCGTCCAGAAGTTATCAGACTCGAACTGTTTACCGCCTTCTTTGTCGCCAATGCGAACGATACGGTCAGCAGGAACACCTACTTTTTTGTTCCAGATATCGAATGCTTCATCATCTGTCTCGTATACCGTTACCAGCAGACGGTCTTTTGGCAGTTGAAGAGTCTCAGTCAGGAATTCCCAAGCAAAGCCAATCGCTTCTTCTTTGAAGTAGTCGCCAAAGCTGAAGTTGCCTAGCATTTCGAAGAACGTGTGGTGACGAGCAGTGAAACCTACGTTTTCAAGGTCATTGTGTTT includes:
- the alaS gene encoding alanine--tRNA ligase, translated to MYMSTDEVRNAFLKFFESKEHQIVDSSSLVPHNDPTLLFTNAGMNQFKDCFLGAEKRAYTRATTAQRCVRAGGKHNDLENVGFTARHHTFFEMLGNFSFGDYFKEEAIGFAWEFLTETLQLPKDRLLVTVYETDDEAFDIWNKKVGVPADRIVRIGDKEGGKQFESDNFWTMGDTGPCGPCTEIFYDHGEHIWGGRPGTPEEDGDRFIEIWNNVFMQFNRHADGTMEPLPKPAVDTGMGIERISAIMQGVHSNYEIDVFQKLIKATAEVVGHDDLSNQSLRVIADHIRSCSFLIADGVMPSNEGRGYVLRRIIRRAVRHGNKLGAQGVFFHKLVGVLADVMGSAADELKKQQELVEKVLRIEEENFGRTLERGMVILNDALDALEGKELDGETVFKLYDTYGFPADLTNDVARERDFTIDEEGFEKAMEAQRKRAREAGQFGTDYNATIKVDTNTEFCGYTATEGAGEISALFVDGEEVSSLSAGDKAIIILEETPFYAESGGQCGDAGTLKTASGLFKVQDTQKLGNAFAHHGELVEGVFAKGDKVEATVDAERRAAISLNHSATHLLHSALREVLGEHVAQKGSLVKPDNLRFDFSNLEAVTPAQIKEVERLVNAQVRKNHVIETNIMDIESAKEKGAMALFGEKYDDEVRVLSMGDFSTELCGGIHASNTGDIGLFKITSEGGIAAGIRRIEAVTGEAALDAVEAQANAYEEKLAESAKKAKSLEKEIQLLKEKMAAAESANIMGKVEDISGTKVLVAAIEGADNKNLRTMVDNAKNQVGSGIILIANVADGKVGLIAGVTKDLIGKVKAGDLVKMVAEQVGGKGGGRPDMAQAGGTDVEALPEALKSVRTWLEERL
- a CDS encoding aspartate kinase, whose amino-acid sequence is MPLIVQKFGGTSVGSIERIHHVAEKIIEAKNEGNQIVVVVSAMSGETNRLVNLATQVDSVPNARELDVLLTAGEQVSMALLAMTLHKLGYEATSMTGYQAKIHTDSNHNNAAIERIDTAPIQALLDDNQIVIVAGFQGFNAKGDITTLGRGGSDTTAVALAGALQAKECQIYTDVDGVYSCDPRVVKQSQKLDTLDFPSMEEMARRGAKVLHLPCVQYAWQHNVPLRVLSSFEQGEGTLITGNQCLNDIAGIAIQRDMVRIECLNEDLPSFISHCQLLGIEVCSVIEETERAALIIKQDISAKLKLVFDEKIRNSEQVSLLTVVGSRTQEIVVSSHGLLSEGEIDVQHHLLQQQSLTLVISPTQVDMAANILHNAYIVARETQGYPKKEVHFG